DNA sequence from the Methanolobus sp. ZRKC5 genome:
GGTACTCAACTCCACAAAATGAGTTACCCGTGCTTTTATTAATACGCAGGATATTTCGCTTTTGTAGAAAAACTACTTTTCATTTTATTCGAACATAATAATTTAAAAAGGATAAATCCCCTGAGTGTTGCTTACCACAAAAAACAAAAAGGGGTGATTGTGTTCATGCCAGATCGGAAATCTGAATTCCCATTAAAATTTTGTTTAATGGCATGACTACAAACACTTAAATTTCTTGATACAATACTAGCTGCATCATAAAAATAGCTTATATACTTTCAGGAAACTTACCAAAATTCTGCTCATATCTTGCCTTCATGACATCCCACGTAGGAAGGTCAGTCTGACAACCAATGTTCTGAACAGCAAAAGAAGCAACCGTTGATCCTATCTTACCACAAGATTCCAGCGAGTAGCCACGTGTGTATGCAAGAAGGAATCCTGCTCTGTAAGCATCACCTGCACCGGTGGGGTCAAGAGCTTTTACAGTAACCACAGGAATCGTGATTTCCTTGCCACTGTTGTATATCTTACTGCCACTGGCATCATAGGTGACAACAACAGTCTCGATCATACTGAGAATATCCTCAAATGACTTACCAGTCATATCACAAACACGCTCTATTTCATGCCTGTTTGTAAAAAGGATGTTAGTATTTTCAAGTATACTTTCAAGGTTTTCTTTTGAATACGTCACGAGATCCTGCCCTGGATCAAAAGAGACAAAACCAGCTTTTTTAGCTATCTTTGCATTATATGCGGAATCAGATGTTGCAAGATGTACAAAATCAACTTTATGCGGGTCTAATTCTTTGAGCTTTACAGATGCTCCCCAGTGGAAATATGTACTTTGCTGATGGTCCCGGTCAGTAAATACAAAAGCCCGGGTGCTCTTCTCTTCAGGGAACCTATATAGTAAGGATAGATCAACACCGTGCTTTTCAAGTTCAGCCTCATAGCCTGATGATGCAAAATCTCCGCCAACTGCTGAGATCAACTGTGCATCGCCACCAAGTATGGCAATTGCAATGGCAATATTAGCAGCTCCACCTCCATAATACTGATTATAATTGATTATGGGGTGTGATTCATTGTGAACTGCGATATTCTCAACATCAAAGAGCAGGTCTATGGCAGCATGTCCTACAACGGTGATCGTTCTATCCATGTCTGATACGTCCCTTATTCGAATTCACCGACATCCACTACATCAAGAGGAACATCCCTTAATGCTTTTCCAATTACTGATTTTGCAATTCTTGCGGCATGTTCGGGGCTTTCTGCATCAAACACTTTCATTTCAAGAACGAGAC
Encoded proteins:
- a CDS encoding carbohydrate kinase family protein encodes the protein MDRTITVVGHAAIDLLFDVENIAVHNESHPIINYNQYYGGGAANIAIAIAILGGDAQLISAVGGDFASSGYEAELEKHGVDLSLLYRFPEEKSTRAFVFTDRDHQQSTYFHWGASVKLKELDPHKVDFVHLATSDSAYNAKIAKKAGFVSFDPGQDLVTYSKENLESILENTNILFTNRHEIERVCDMTGKSFEDILSMIETVVVTYDASGSKIYNSGKEITIPVVTVKALDPTGAGDAYRAGFLLAYTRGYSLESCGKIGSTVASFAVQNIGCQTDLPTWDVMKARYEQNFGKFPESI